The following proteins come from a genomic window of Nicotiana tomentosiformis chromosome 12, ASM39032v3, whole genome shotgun sequence:
- the LOC104108435 gene encoding squamosa promoter-binding-like protein 6, translating to MESWSYVSGGKGFVSEETIRCIKLPLCAGSREGPEPKECVSIDDGISLGQNRTSGWELNTPCSWGNSMGCLSNQEGGEKQDFAEMGYQDLMRKSLPNNQIKDAMSSKVGGQRSFVSIRVPHNSFSGEDESSSVVESNCKDSSLIDLKLGSFKSPNIIPNLSSTVPAKRNRAGGLSSHTPFCQVQGCGKDLSSCKDYHKRHKVCEVHSKTAKVIVKGIEQRFCQQCSRFHLLAEFDDGKRSCRKRLAGHNERRRKPQTGLHSGRAGRLFQSYAGTRFQGTPFATSSFICQDILGSGLLHQPKHDLHDWYKNVKVEHSSDYSPQLTMPFTNGHSQPRPLFSTSYHTDKHCPALHDEGITAITRSKNNVSSNSYLNDIEGSDFVSRSLFHSTSIGSEVLNVMDLASTFQGISSSGCALSLLSSQSQGSSNYSSVVPNSHHLIAPSDNAHYNVTQTSEKFPGMSLKDSTSNASGIFNISGAISAEGRLEQILRNNCGINGSIHGSDYVNTKNLLSCQDGPTIDLLQLSSQLHRVEHQRHSMK from the exons atggaatCTTGGAGCTATGTGTCCGGGGGTAAGGGTTTTGTGTCTGAGGAAACAATTAGGTGCATTAAGCTCCCGTTATGCGCGGGGTCTCGTGAAGGTCCGGAACCCAAAGAATGTGTTTCTATAGATGATGGAATTTCCCTCGGGCAAAATAGAACAAGTGGTTGGGAATTGAACACACCATGCAGCTGGGGAAACAGTATGGGATGCTTAAGTAATCAAGAAGGAGGTGAAAAACAAGATTTTGCTGAAATGGGGTATCAAGATTTGATGAGAAAATCTTTGCCCAACAACCAAATTAAAGATGCAATGAGTAGTAAGGTTGGTGGTCAAAGATCTTTTGTTTCTATTAGAGTTCCTCACAATTCATTTTCTGGTGAAGATGAGTCAAGTTCAGTTGTGGAATCAAATTGTAAAGATTCATCACTAATTGATTTGAAGCTTGGGAGTTTCAAGTCTCCTAATATTATACCAAATTTGTCTTCAACTGTTCCAGCTAAGAGAAATAGAGCTGGAGGTTTGAGTTCTCATACCCCATTTTGCCAAGTTCAAGGTTGTGGGAAGGATCTAAGTTCCTGTAAAGATTACCACAAGAGGCATAAAGTATGTGAAGTTCACTCAAAAACTGCTAAGGTTATTGTAAAAGGCATTGAGCAGAGGTTTTGTCAGCAATGTAGCAG GTTTCATTTGTTAGCTGAATTTGATGATGGAAAACGCAGCTGCCGCAAACGTCTTGCTGGTCATAACGAGCGGCGGAGGAAGCCTCAAACAGGTCTGCATTCTGGCAGAGCAGGAAGACTCTTTCAATCATATGCTG GTACAAGGTTTCAAGGAACTCCTTTTGCAACATCATCCTTCATTTGCCAAGATATACTCGGCAGTGGCCTTCTTCATCAACCAAAACACGATTTGCACGACTGGTATAAGAATGTAAAGGTTGAACATAGCTCTGATTACAGCCCTCAACTAACCATGCCTTTTACAAACGGACATTCACAACCTAGACCCCTTTTCAGTACTTCATATCATACCGACAAACACTGTCCAGCTCTCCATGATGAAGGAATAACAGCTATAACAAGAAGCAAAAATAATGTGAGTAGCAACTCATATCTAAATGATATTGAAGGATCAGATTTTGTTTCCCGTTCTCTGTTCCACAGCACCTCAATTGGGAGCGAAGTCTTGAATGTTATGGATTTGGCCTCAACTTTTCAAGGGATATCAAGTTCTGGCTGTGCTCTCTCTCTTCTGTCATCTCAATCACAAGGCTCGTCAAATTACTCATCTGTAGTTCCTAATTCTCACCACCTTATTGCACCTAGCGATAATGCCCATTACAATGTGACACAGACATCTGAAAAGTTCCCAGGGATGAGCCTGAAGGATTCAACAAGTAATGCGTCCGGTATATTCAATATATCCGGAGCAATTTCTGCAGAGGGTCGCTTGGAACAGATACTAAGAAACAACTGTGGCATCAACGGGAGTATTCATGGATCAGATTATGTGAACACCAAGAATCTACTTTCTTGTCAAGATGGTCCCACTATTGATTTGCTTCAGTTATCGTCACAACTTCATCGAGTGGAGCATCAAAGACATTCCATGAAATGA
- the LOC138903357 gene encoding uncharacterized protein has translation MDPLKYIFQKPMPTEKLAKWQILLSEFNIIYVTQKAVKGQALVDHLAENPVDGEYEPLKTFFPDEEVSFVGEDISEAYNGWRMFLERAANFKGIGIGAVLVSETCQHYPVSTKLRFPCTNNMAKYEACILGLKLAINMNVQELLVIGDSDLLVHQVLGEWATKNTKILPYFYYVQELMKRFTKIEFKHVPRIQNEFADALATLSSMIQHPDKSFIDPISIGIHNQPAYCAHIEEEIDGNPWFHDIKEYLAKGEYTEHANHT, from the coding sequence atggacCCGTTGAAATACATCTTCCAAAAACCTATGCCTACCGAAAAGTTGGCAAAATGGCAAATATTGCTGAGTGAGTTtaacatcatctatgtaactcaaaaggcagtcaaagggcaagcattggtagatcatttggcagaaaatcctgtagacggagaatacgaaccattaaaAACATTTTTTCCCGACGAGGAAGTATCATTTGTGGGAGAAGACATCAGTGAAGCATACaacggttggaggatgttcttggAAAGAGCCGCGAACTTCAAAGGAATAGGTATTGgagctgtcttagtatcagaGACATgtcaacactatccagtatccacaaagctcaggtttccatgtaccaacaatatggcaaaATATGAGGCTTGTATCTTGGGACTCAAGTTGGCCATTaacatgaacgttcaggaattgctggtaattggtgattcagaccttttggtacatcaggttctaggagaatgggctacaaagaataccaaaatactgCCGTATTTCTACTATGTACAAGAAttgatgaagagattcacaaaaatagagttcaaacatgttccgagaatccagaatgagttcgcagatgcattggccactctatcttccatgatacaacacccagacaagagtTTCATCGACCCTATCTCGATAGGGATTCATAaccagccagcttattgtgctcacattgaagaagaaattgatggaaatccatggttccatgacatcaaagaatatttggcaaaaggagaaTACACAGAGCACGCAAATCATACTTAG